From Candidatus Binatia bacterium:
TCGGAGATCGAGTCGGGGACGCGAAAACAGGACGCGCCGGGGACGGCCACGCGTTCGGCGAGGGCTCCCCAAGGCGCTGCCGCGATCACGCGCTGGCCCGCATGGACGAGACCTGCGTCATCCGGTTCGATGACGATGCCGCAAGCTTCGATGCCTGGCGTGAAGGGAAGCGGGGCCTTGACCTGGTAGCGGCCCTGGATCGAAAGAAGATCGGCGAAATTGAGGCCCACCGTTCGCACGGACACGAGCGCGTGGTCCGGCTCGCGCGACGGCTCGGCAGCGTCCGTCTCCAGCACCATGGCCGCGGCCGGCTCTCCATACTCGTGCACTTTCCACGCTCGCATGGCCTGCTCCGTGGCGCGGGTTGTGTCCTGCGTTCAAAGCCGGCGCAAAGGGCAGGGGGACAGTCGCAAAGGGCGGTCGCTCCGGGGCCGCGCCTGCGCAGAGCGGCCCGCCGCTCACGCAGATCGGCCGTTCGACACCGCCGGCCGCTGCAGACACACCCGCAGCCGATGCCCGCGCGCGCCGTGCTGTTCGATCTCGACGGGACCCTGCTCGATTCGCTGGCCGACATCGGCGAGTCGGTCAATGCCGTGCTCGAGGAGCAGGGATTTCCGGCCCACGACCTGTCGAGCTACCGCGCTTTCGTCGGGGACGGCATGAGGTCGCTCGTCATGAGGACGCTGCCGGCGGATCGTTGTGACGAACAGACCATCGCTTCGACGCTCGAGCGCCTGCGAAGGACGTACGCATCGCGGGCCGAGCTTCGCACACGGCCGTACGACGGAATTCCCGAGCTTCTGGACGAGCTCGAGCGGCGGGGCATTCCGGTCGCGATCCTGTCGAACAAGCCCGACGACCTGACGCGGCGCCTCGCCACGTCGCTGCTC
This genomic window contains:
- a CDS encoding HAD family hydrolase, with translation MPARAVLFDLDGTLLDSLADIGESVNAVLEEQGFPAHDLSSYRAFVGDGMRSLVMRTLPADRCDEQTIASTLERLRRTYASRAELRTRPYDGIPELLDELERRGIPVAILSNKPDDLTRRLATSLLGRWKFRVVFGERPGVPRKPDPAGAMEIAALLGLAPAQVLYVGDTPTDLATARAAGMPAVAVAWGFRSRAELAAAGADRIAADPAEILRAVESSGPRCV